Proteins encoded together in one Peribacillus asahii window:
- the yppF gene encoding YppF family protein, with amino-acid sequence MLVEDLIHQFKLAKDKNPLDVNELLDYIQKSYIDGELCIVEYKKLFFELDKRGAQKPESFFVQARPFSFETSKLSIR; translated from the coding sequence ATGTTAGTAGAAGATTTAATACATCAGTTTAAATTGGCAAAGGATAAAAACCCATTAGATGTCAATGAATTGCTAGATTATATTCAAAAAAGTTATATCGATGGGGAATTATGTATTGTTGAATACAAAAAGCTTTTTTTTGAGTTGGACAAACGCGGGGCACAAAAGCCAGAATCATTTTTTGTACAAGCCAGACCCTTTAGTTTTGAAACAAGTAAATTAAGTATTCGATAA